The following proteins are encoded in a genomic region of Spirosoma sp. SC4-14:
- a CDS encoding NUDIX domain-containing protein translates to MHAPSEQGYIQQLSIDCVIFGYRHKQLHVLVPKLNFRGNFWALPSGFIYQHEGIDQAARRILEERTGIKDIYLEQFRVFGDAPRTNRAFLERLIQLNEDKLGKPGDQQFNRKEFDWFTQRFVSIGYYALVDINTVIPRKIDLDESIDWYPVKELPTMIMDHNEMVAQALETLRLNLDQKLIAFNLLPETFTMKEVQELYEAIYDKPFARNNFQKKILDMNVLERLEKKFTGAANKAPYLYRFRKQTAQ, encoded by the coding sequence ATGCATGCACCCAGCGAACAGGGCTACATACAACAACTTTCCATCGATTGTGTCATTTTTGGCTATCGACACAAACAACTCCATGTTTTAGTACCCAAACTGAATTTCAGGGGCAATTTCTGGGCGTTGCCAAGCGGATTTATCTATCAGCATGAAGGGATCGATCAGGCGGCCCGCCGGATTCTGGAAGAGCGAACTGGCATTAAAGATATCTACCTGGAGCAGTTCAGAGTGTTTGGTGATGCTCCGCGAACCAACCGCGCTTTTCTGGAACGATTGATTCAGCTAAATGAGGACAAACTTGGTAAACCTGGTGATCAGCAATTCAATCGAAAAGAATTTGATTGGTTTACCCAGCGGTTTGTATCCATCGGCTATTATGCGCTGGTCGACATTAATACAGTGATTCCCCGAAAAATTGATCTTGACGAATCCATTGACTGGTATCCAGTTAAGGAATTGCCAACGATGATCATGGACCATAACGAAATGGTGGCACAAGCGCTGGAAACGCTTCGGCTTAATCTCGATCAGAAACTGATTGCCTTTAATTTGCTGCCCGAAACCTTTACAATGAAAGAGGTTCAGGAACTCTACGAAGCCATTTATGATAAACCCTTTGCCCGCAATAATTTTCAGAAGAAGATACTGGATATGAATGTATTGGAACGCCTGGA